A stretch of the Capsicum annuum cultivar UCD-10X-F1 chromosome 8, UCD10Xv1.1, whole genome shotgun sequence genome encodes the following:
- the LOC107838756 gene encoding microtubule-associated protein 70-2, with product MSEFSGDGISEFSSGENGGGGGNVRETTPLTVSASFKEGKSSSRRKAAVMRPSLDADEFFNLLHGSDPVKLELNRLENEVRDKDRELTEAQAEIKALKLSERLREKAVEELTDELSRVDEKLKLTESLLESKNLEIKKINDEKKASMAAQFAAEATLRRVHAAQKDDDMPPIEAILAPLEAELKIARQEIAKLQDDNKALDRLTKSKEAALLDAERTVQSAVAKASMVDDLQNKNQELMKQIEICQEENKILDRMHRQKVAEVEKLTQTVRELEEAVLAGGAAANAVRDYQRKVQEMNEERKTLDRELARAKVTANRVATVVANEWKDANDKVMPVKQWLEERRFLQGEMQTLRDKLTVTERAAKSEAMLKERYQLRLKVLEETLRSSTSATRSTPDGRSSSNGPSRRQSLGGAENISKLTSNGFLPKRSPSFQLRSSGSSTVLRNAKGTSKSFDGGSRSLDRGKNLLNGTGPNFNSSKSCDGTKDNETENSSWKASQVEKDNDTQVTEREDTIPGILYDLLQKEVIALRKAGHEKDQSLKDKDDAIEMLAKKVETLTKAMEVEAKKMRREVAAMEKEVAAMRVEKDQENRAKRFGNLKGSVSSSQLPPGRNVARSGLTRNTQ from the exons ATGTCGGAGTTTTCCGGCGACGGTATATCGGAGTTCAGTTCCGGCGAAAACGGTGGTGGCGGAGGCAATGTACGCGAAACGACGCCGTTGACAGTGTCGGCGTCGTTTAAGGAAGGGAAGAGTAGCTCACGGCGGAAGGCGGCGGTGATGAGACCAAGCCTTGACGCCGATGAGTTTTTTAACTTACTTCATGGTTCGGATCCGGTGAAATTGGAGCTTAATCGACTTGAAAATGAAGTTAGAG ATAAGGACCGGGAATTGACTGAAGCTCAAGCAGAGATCAAGGCACTGAAATTATCCGAGAGACTACGAGAAAAGGCTGTTGAAGAG CTCACAGATGAGTTGTCAAGGGTCGACGAGAAGCTTAAATTGACAGAATCTCTTTTAGAAAGCAAG AATcttgaaattaagaaaattaatgaTGAGAAGAAAGCATCCATGGCAGCTCAATTTGCAGCAGAAGCCACTCTTAGAAGGGTCCATGCTGCCCAAAAAGACGATGATATGCCTCCTATTGAAGCCATCCTTGCACCTTTGGAGGCTGAACTCAAGATCGCACGTCAGGAG ATTGCGAAGCTGCAAGATGATAATAAAGCACTGGACCGTCTTACAAAGTCAAAAGAGGCAGCTTTACTTGACGCTGAGAGAACTGTGCAGTCAGCAGTAGCAAAAGCTTCTATGGTGGATGACCTTCAGAACAAGAACCAAGAGTTGATGAAACAGATAGAAATATGCCAG gaagaaaataaaatactggaCAGAATGCATCGCCAAAAGGTTGCAGAGGTTGAAAAACTTACCCAAACAGTACGTGAGCTTGAGGAGGCTGTTCTTGCGGGTGGTGCAGCTGCTAATGCTGTCCGGGATTATCAACGGAAAGTTCAAGAGATGAAT GAAGAAAGAAAAACTCTTGATCGGGAGCTGGCACGTGCCAAGGTAACAGCTAATAGGGTAGCAACTGTGGTTGCCAATGAGTGGAAAGATGCCAATGATAAAGTAATGCCTGTGAAACAGTGGCTTGAAGAAAGGAGGTTTTTGCAG GGTGAGATGCAAACATTGCGTGACAAGCTCACAGTCACTGAACGAGCTGCAAAATCAGAAGCCATGTTAAAA GAGAGATATCAACTGAGGCTTAAAGTCCTTGAAGAGACATTAAGATCATCCACCTCAGCTACTCGCAGTACACCAGATGGTAGAAGTTCAAGCAATGGTCCTTCACGTCGGCAATCACTGGGAGGCGCTGAAAACATCTCCAAGTTGACCTCCAATGGCTTTTTACCAAAGAGATCACCATCTTTTCAGCTTAGATCTTCTGGTTCCAGTACAGTTCTGAGGAATGCTAAAGGGACATCAAAGTCGTTTGATGGTGGCTCAAGGTCATTGGACAGAGGCAAAAACCTTCTGAATGGTACAGGTCCAAATTTCAACAGCAGCAAGTCGTGTGATGGAACCAAAGACAATGAGACTGAGAATAGTTCCTGGAAAGCAAGTCAGGTTGAAAAAGACAATGACACACAAGTTACAGAAAGAGAGGATACTATACCTGGAATATTATATGATTTGCTGCAAAAGGAAGTAATTGCTTTGAGGAAAGCAGGTCATGAGAAGGATCAAAGTCTTAAAGACAAGGATGACGCTATTGAG ATGTTAGCTAAGAAAGTAGAAACTTTAACAAAAGCCATGGAGGTTGAAGCTAAAAAAATGAGAAGGGAGGTTGCTGCCATGGAGAAGGAGGTGGCTGCCATGCGTGTTGAGAAAGACCAAGAGAATAGGGCCAAAAGATTTGGAAATTTAAAGGGTTCAGTGAGCAGTTCTCAGCTGCCTCCAGGAAG AAATGTAGCTCGAAGTGGGTTAACACGCAACACTCAATAA
- the LOC107838757 gene encoding uncharacterized protein LOC107838757: protein MASTHSTFKNALIAILATFPSILFYISFLHHHNNEDHSLWNWCNQHPFLLANVMFFLNVNVLFWFIALLQSSLHWMIGLYWMVIPVMLLHFYANHPMAQYNQLRSWIVTILTWIWSIRMLHSYLRRENWQLGVKQDWRYIDMSHQYGKNWWWISFFAIYISQQVLQMGICLPLHVVHSVDKPLNLLDFIATVICIAGVTIAFYADTQLRIFISKNQKLKQLGQPLVPILDKGLWCYSRHPNYFGEQMWWWGLALFGWNLGHSYIFIGAVLNSMCLGYVTMLVEENMVRENYRANAYNLYQKNTSMWIPWLIKSTSNDKGKKN, encoded by the exons ATGGCTAGTACTCATAGCACTTTCAAAAATGCCTTGATTGCAATTTTAGCTACTTTTCCTTCTATTCTTTTCTACATCTCTTTCCTTCATCATCACAATAATGAAGATCACTCATTGTGGAATTGGTGCAATCAACATCCATTTTTACTTGCTAATGTCATGTTTTTCCTTAATGTCAATGTACTTTTTTGGTTCATTGCTCTTCTTCAATCAAGCCTCCATTGG ATGATAGGTTTGTACTGGATGGTTATTCCAGTAATGCTACTACATTTCTATGCAAATCATCCAATGGCACAATACAATCAATTGAGGTCATGGATTGTTACAATTTTGACATGGATTTGGAGTATTAGGATGTTACATAGCTACTTAAGAAGGGAAAATTGGCAATTGGGAGTTAAACAAGATTGGAGATACATTGATATGAGTCACCAATATGGAAAGAATTGGTGGTGGATATCTTTTTTTGCTATTTATATCTCTCAACAG GTTTTACAGATGGGGATATGCTTGCCTCTACATGTTGTCCATTCAGTAGATAAGCCATTGAACTTGTTGGATTTCATTGCCACAGTCATCTGCATCGCCGGCGTTACAATCGCCTTTTACGCAGATACACAGCTGCGCATTTTCATTAGCAAAAATCAGAAACTAAAACAACTTGGCCAGCCATTAGTTCCAATTCTTGACAAAGGACTATGGTGTTACTCAAGACATCCAAATTACTTTGGTGAGCAAATGTGGTGGTGGGGATTGGCCTTATTTGGATGGAATTTGGGACATAGTTATATATTTATTGGTGCAGTTTTAAATAGTATGTGTTTGGGATATGTTACTATGCTTGTTGAGGAAAACATGGTTAGAGAAAACTATAGGGCTAATGCATATAACCTCTACCAAAAGAATACATCTATGTGGATACCATGGTTGATCAAGTCTACCTCAAATGATAAAGGTAAGAAAAATTGA